A stretch of the Vicia villosa cultivar HV-30 ecotype Madison, WI unplaced genomic scaffold, Vvil1.0 ctg.000177F_1_1, whole genome shotgun sequence genome encodes the following:
- the LOC131624998 gene encoding uncharacterized protein LOC131624998 codes for MEPHVANSFASKARTAFHSAAAKAERVIMEFKSDIEFDKQLRDDYGRRTHPGDEYAKENESKFLDELKQIKWRPRHIGTKQDWKDKINSIRKGRKEMENTDKVGDASMEAIPIHDKNLCIHQTKNDLDAKASERFPSVESLTAAAERPMPPSSVLKQLAIAVKAGRKANSMKDFIASSEGSLPSMERAGLSLSAVKALVLREKDDKLSSEFCSHEKVLYLINSLFNPEGEFLRTKINSNPNEIDLSFIRDIHGAPPESLVVKLAEVIGNFKTLREMEFFWCRVVAEMRKLWSEEKHLPGVPLDDIPDLKSCLLYQQIQVINCCISRKRRHMIATESLDSMMMIANSNTLESTNFCDGTSASRLLYARLSTGELVLRLGAHCPFGNVTLLETGEPAYSPITQEVPLLTEDLIKETEEFVLRTGSLGAGCSQLLSDMQAFKAANPGCILEDFVRWYSPPDWIENEANSDDSYSSDDSSSESLSTRGQLSQRMRKEGNLWHELWITSKPVPAVKQTPLFEEDLAVEGILDAFEDIQPVELFGQLFVSLLGLGFTIAEPLLYRNVVFSKLFNDCKEYVVTTCESIRFSEKVDELVQVYETVERMLMNPEEALKLMKHSEESTVNTDSETKARFKKFISSGKEKLSRSLRKDQINNEEKATPQSSSSFLRSFRKDQINNEEKGTPQSFSSFFDSKSSLFSKKSTKGGKLSFDPAPPSFEDDLIVN; via the exons ATGGAGCCTCACGTTGCTAATTCTTTTGCCTCTAAAGCTAGAACTGCTTTCCATTCTGCTGCTGCTAAAGCTGAACGTGTTATCATGGAGTTCAAATCCGATATTG AGTTTGATAAGCAATTGCGAGATGATTATGGAAGGCGGACGCATCCAGGAGATGAATATGCTAAAGAGAATGAGTCAAAG TTTCTCGATGAACTGAAGCAAATAAAGTGGAGACCTCGACATATAGGAACAAAGCAGGATTGGAAAGATAAAATTAACAGCATACGGAAAGGGAGGAAAGAGATGGAAAATACAGATAAAGTAGGAGATGCAAGCATGGAGGCTATCCCAATTCATGACAAAAATTTGTGCATTCATCAGACGAAAAATGATCTTGATGCCAAG GCTTCAGAAAGATTTCCTTCGGTTGAAAGCTTAACTGCTGCGGCTGAAAGGCCTATGCCTCCATCTTCTGTCCTGAAGCAATTGGCAATAGCTGTTAA GGCTGGAAGGAAAGCAAATTCAATGAAAGATTTTATAGCTTCATCAGAAGGTTCTTTGCCTTCGATGGAAAGAGCGGGCTTAAGTCTCTCTGCGGTGAAGGCGTTAGTATTACGTGAGAAAGATGACAAACTTTCTTCTGAGTTTTGTAGCCACGAGAAAGTTTTGTATTTGATTAATTCTCTTTTTAATCCAG AGGGAGAGTTCCTTAGAACGAAGATCAACTCAAATCCCAATGAAATTGACTTATCTTTTATAAGAGATATTCATGGTGCTCCTCCTGAAAGCCTTGTTGTTAAGCTCGCTGAAGTAATCGGAAACTTCAAGACCCTTCGAGAAATGGAATTTTTTTGGTGCAGGGTTGTTGCTGAA ATGAGAAAACTTTGGTCTGAAGAAAAGCATTTACCTGGAGTCCCCCTTGACGATATTCCCGATCTGAAGTCATGTCTTCTCTATCAACAAATTCAAGTAATTAATTGTTGCATTTCTCGGAAAAGGCGCCATATGATTGCTACTGAATCACTGGACTCTATGATGATGATAGCAAATTCGAATACATTAGAATCAACGAACTTCTGTGACGGAACTTCTGCAAGTCGTTTGTTATATGCTCGATTAAGTACTGGAGAGCTTGTTCTTCGACTTGGTGCCCATTGTCCATTCGGAAATGTGACACTATTGGAAACTGGCGAGCCTGCGTACTCTCCTATCACCCAG GAAGTACCGTTGCTTACAGAAGATCTGATCAAAGAGACCGAGGAGTTTGTGCTGCGGACGGGAAG TCTTGGAGCCGGATGCTCTCAACTCCTGTCTGATATGCAGGCTTTCAAG GCTGCGAATCCCGGttgtattttggaagactttGTGAGATGGTACTCTCCTCCTGATTGGATTGAAAATGAAGCAAATAGCGATGATAGTTATTCTTCTGATGATAGTAGTAGCGAGTCATTGTCTACCAGAGGTCAACTAAGTCAACGGATGCGAAAAGAAG GTAATTTGTGGCACGAATTGTGGATAACGTCTAAGCCAGTACCTGCTGTGAAACAAACACCTCTCTTTGAAGAAGATTTAGCAGT GGAGGGAATCCTTGACGCATTTGAGGACATTCAGCCAGTTGAGCTTTTTGGTCAGCTTTTTGTTTCACTA CTTGGTTTAGGATTTACAATTGCCGAACCATTGCTATACCGTAACGTTGTCTTCTCAAAGTTGTTCAATGACTGCAAGGAGTATGTAGTTACTACTTGCGAAAGCATTAGATTCAGCGAAAAAGTTGATGAACTTGTTCAG GTATATGAAACAGTGGAGAGAATGTTGATGAATCCGGAGGAGGCACTGAAGCTAATGAAGCATTCAGAAGAATCAACTGTGAATACCGACAGTGAAACAAAGGCCCggttcaagaagtttatctctagtGGCAAAGAGAAATTGTCGAGGTCTTTACGGAAAGATCAGATCAACAATGAAGAAAAAGCGACTCCACAATCTTCTTCAAGTTTCTTAAGGTCTTTTCGGAAAGATCAGATCAACAATGAAGAAAAAGGGACTCCACAGTctttttcaagtttctttgacagCAAGTCATCTTTATTCTCAAAAAAGTCTACCAAAGGTGGAAAGTTATCCTTTGATCCGGCACCTCCCTCTTTCGAAGACGATTTGATAGTAAATTAA